A single window of Lutzomyia longipalpis isolate SR_M1_2022 chromosome 1, ASM2433408v1 DNA harbors:
- the LOC129786961 gene encoding uncharacterized protein K02A2.6-like yields the protein MERFYNLPPFKCATLSARLELQDVFYSIPGADVEEDVGEDEDEVVDPYKVALEKLDAYFAPKRHESYERFDFWALKPEVDEPFEKFVLRVQQHASKCQFGRTEQEARDTAIMDKVIQLASIELREKLLEKKNPTVGNMINQVNIFQMIKAQAKEMGQPATKIELNTEVNQIQAKPDNPKPMTNVECFRCGRKGHYARDPKCPAKDKTCLKCKMRGHFAVKCQQQQRGVKRSNDSQVTTTPPEKKSKVNAVATDSEAKPLESFIYNIGDGDERIWCRVGGVLVEMLIDSGSSQNIIDEATWTYMKNNDAVIQEVEGEARSILRAYAQNDPLQILKVFKAEIAIAEGNDKLLKTATFYVIKGGSLCLLGRYTAKLLGVLILGLPSTQDHFIGQMEEKRITPFPKMKGIKLVIPIDDSVQPVTQHARRPPIALLKKVEEKLEELERSDIIEPVNEHSAWVSPIVVISKDNGDIRLCVDMRQANKAIKRENHLMPVLEDFLPRLESAKIFSRLDIKNAFHQIELDESSRHITTFITHKADASPVGLGAVLLQFEDDTDDKPLIIAYASKCLSKTERKYCQTEKETLALVWSVEKFYTYLIGRKFELVTDHKPLELIFKPTSKTCARIERWLLRLQSFHFKVIYKKGSTNIADPLSRLSVMNGSTEFEAETVCMVLPILESAAVDVAEMVEASKNDPEIQAVKEALETEKWTSDMVKPYQAFRQEFGMIGEILVRGTKFVVPKCLRTRMMELAHEGHPGETSMKKRLRERVWWPSMDAEIIKIVKKCEGCRLIEVPSHPEPMQRKRLPEGPWIDLAIDFLGPLPSGEHILVVVDYYSRYKEIEIMPRITAKDTVARLDKIFTRLGYPRTITLDNAKQFVSAEFHEYCKIKGIVLNHTIPYWPQQNGEVERQNRSLLKRIRISHSLDRNWKRDLHDYLVMYYTTPHSTTGKTPTELLYGKTIRSKIPSLGDIATAPPVSDYRDRDQLLKEKGKACEDEKRRAMVSDIVVGDKVLMKNLLPGNKLQTPFGPTEYIVKRRTGASVVIEDSDGVQYERNVSHLKKVQKDADDADVTPGKVHNPQPGPSRPRKRKTEFQGGVVTRARKRREEKERCGSESEG from the exons ATGGAGAGGTTTTACAACCTGCCACCATTCAAATGTGCTACCCTATCGGCGA GGTTGGAATTGCAAGATGTTTTTTACAGCATCCCGGGGGCGGATGTAGAAGAAGATGTGGGTGAAGATGAGGATGAAGTAGTTGATCCATACAAGGTTGCACTTGAGAAGTTGGACGCATATTTTGCTCCCAAGCGCCATGAATCTTATGAAAGATTTGATTTTTGGGCATTGAAGCCTGAGGTTGAtgagccatttgaaaaattcgtcCTGCGTGTCCAGCAACATGCCTCGAAATGCCAATTTGGGAGAACGGAGCAAGAAGCGAGAGACACAGCAATTATGGACAAGGTGATTCAATTAGCTTCTATAGAGCTGCGAGAAAAATTgctggagaagaaaaatccgaCAGTGGGTAACATGATCAATCaagtgaatatttttcaaatgatcAAAGCTCAGGCAAAGGAGATGGGTCAACCAGCCACAAAGATTGAGTTGAATACTGAGGTGAATCAGATACAAGCCAAACCTGATAATCCAAAACCCATGACTAATGTGGAATGTTTCCGATGTGGTagaaaaggacattatgctCGGGATCCCAAATGTCCGGCGAAGGATAAAACCTGCCTCAAGTGTAAGATGCGTGGTCATTTTGCCGTAAAATGCCAACAACAGCAGCGTGGGGTGAAACGATCCAATGATTCACAGGTGACTACCACCCCTCCCGAAAAGAAAAGCAAGGTAAATGCTGTTGCGACGGACAGTGAGGCAAAACCACTGGAGAGTTTTATCTACAATATCGGAGATGGTGATGAGCGCATTTGGTGTCGAGTTGGAGGAGTTCTCGTTGAGATGTTGATTGACTCAGGGtcttcacaaaatattattgatgAAGCAACGTGGACGTATATGAAGAACAATGATGCGGTTATTCAGGAGGTTGAAGGGGAAGCTCGATCTATTTTGAGAGCATATGCGCAGAATGATCCACTGCAGATTTTGAAGGTTTTTAAGGCTGAGATAGCTATTGCTGAAGGGAATGATAAGTTGTTGAAAACCGCAACGTTCTATGTGATCAAAGGGGGTTCACTTTGTTTGCTTGGGAGATACACAGCCAAGTTGTTGGGGGTGTTGATTTTGGGATTACCCAGCACTCAGGATCATTTCATCGGACAAATGGAAGAGAAGAGAATCACCCCTTTTCCTAAGATGAAAGGGATTAAACTTGTGATTCCAATTGATGATTCAGTTCAACCAGTCACTCAACATGCTCGTCGCCCTCCAATCGCGCTTTTGAAGaaagttgaggaaaaattggAGGAATTGGAAAGATCTGATATCATAGAACCGGTGAATGAACACAGCGCTTGGGTTTCACCAATTGTGGTGATCTCAAAGGACAATGGAGATATCCGCCTCTGTGTGGACATGCGACAAGCAAACAAAGCGATTAAGCGTGAAAATCACTTGATGCCCGTGTTGGAAGACTTCTTGCCACGATTGGAGTCAGCGAAAATTTTTTCACGCCTGGACATCAAAAACGCCTTTCATCAAATTGAATTGGACGAAAGCTCTCGCCATATAACGACTTTTATAACCCACAAAG CTGATGCATCTCCAGTGGGGTTGGGAGCAGTTCTGTTGCAATTCGAGGATGACACTGATGATAAACCACTAATCATTGCTTATGCGAGTAAATGTCTCTCCAAAACTGAACGCAAGTACTGCCAAACGGAGAAGGAGACTCTAGCTCTCGTTTGGTCAGTGGAAAAATTCTACACATACCtcattggaagaaaatttgagcTTGTCACTGATCATAAGCCACTGGAATTGATTTTCAAGCCCACCTCTAAGACATGTGCAAGGATTGAGAGATGGTTGCTCAGGCTTCAGTCGTTCCATTTCAAGGTGATCTACAAAAAGGGTTCTACCAATATTGCAGATCCACTCTCACGACTTTCAGTAATGAATGGAAGTACGGAATTCGAGGCTGAAACAGTTTGTATGGTTTTACCTATACTAGAGTCTGCAGCAGTTGATGTCGCTGAGATGGTTGAAGCATCCAAAAATGATCCCGAAATTCAAGCTGTTAAGGAAGCTTTGGAGACCGAAAAGTGGACGAGTGATATGGTGAAGCCATATCAAGCTTTCAGACAAGAGTTTGGAATGATAGGGGAGATATTGGTGAGGGGAACTAAATTTGTAGTTCCTAAATGTTTGAGGACAAGGATGATGGAGCTGGCACATGAAGGACACCCTGGAGAAACATCAATGAAGAAACGCCTCCGAGAAAGAGTGTGGTGGCCCTCCATGGATGCAGAAATCATCAAGATTGTCAAGAAGTGTGAAGGATGTCGTTTGATTGAAGTGCCAAGCCACCCAGAACCAATGCAGAGGAAGAGGTTGCCAGAAGGACCGTGGATAGATTTGGCAATAGATTTTCTGGGGCCTCTACCGTCGGGGGAACATATTCTCGTTGTAGTAGATTACTACAGCAGGTACAAGGAAATCGAGATTATGCCCCGAATCACCGCCAAAGATACAGTAGCTCGGCTTGACAAAATATTCACCAGGCTCGGCTATCCCCGCACAATCACGTTGGATAACGCTAAACAGTTTGTAAGCGCTGAATTTCACGAATATTGCAAGATCAAGGGAATTGTCCTCAATCACACCATTCCCTATTGGCCTCAGCAAAATGGTGAGGTGGAGAGGCAGAATAGGTCCTTGTTGAAAAGGATAAGGATCAGCCATAGTCTCGACCGAAACTGGAAGAGGGATTTACATGACTATCTGGTTATGTACTACACGACTCCGCACAGTACTACGGGAAAGACCCCAACCGAGCTTCTTTACGGTAAAACTATAAGGAGCAAAATTCCCTCTTTGGGAGATATTGCAACAGCTCCTCCTGTTTCAGACTACAGGGATCGTGATCAATTGTTGAAAGAGAAGGGGAAAGCGTGTGAGGATGAGAAGAGACGAGCAATGGTGTCAGACATAGTAGTTGGGGACAAGGtattaatgaagaatttgcTCCCTGGGAATAAGCTACAAACCCCGTTTGGTCCAACAGAATACATTGTTAAACGGAGGACAGGAGCATCAGTGGTGATTGAGGATTCGGACGGAGTACAATATGAGAGAAATGTATCTCATCTCAAGAAAGTGCAGAAAGATGCAGATGATGCAGATGTTACTCCTGGGAAAGTTCATAATCCTCAACCGGGACCATCTCGACCTCGTAAGAGGAAAACTGAGTTCCAGGGTGGAGTAGTCACCAGGGCAAGGAAGCGTCGTGAAGAAAAGGAGAGGTGTGGGAGCGAGAGCGAAGGGTAA
- the LOC129794573 gene encoding G protein-activated inward rectifier potassium channel 3-like, producing MMSRSGRSDKSNQEATLLTSINKGHRPSVAIRRQRPRAILKSGDCNVLQENLSHHQLKFLQDIFTTLVDLQWRLVLLIFALSFLLSWLFFAIMFWLISLTHGDLEEIHLPPMQEANGWRPCIINIYSFTSCFLYSLESQHTIGYGVRAITEECPEAVFVSCMQAICGVLVQAFMAGIVFAKLTRPKSRCQTLLFSRSALICQRDGDLCLMFRVGDMRKSHIIGANIRAQLIHTRVTPEGERIKQYHTELDLKMDDCDSNLFLIWPVIVVHKITPDSPLYNLSPYDIMQDQFEILVFLEGTIESTGQSTQARTSYLNTEILWGYRFQEIANFSPETRVYEIDYSKFNEIIPVETPFPLYPPPTSTNMEEVYQTSSEIYQAISALPETPQPVPNPVNLQLNNLDQFITKFRSHSNYHIFNGSRRPLKSLTDIESVQSHPGICPV from the exons ATGATGAGTCGAAGTGGCAGAAGTGATAAATCTAATCAGGAGGCGACTCTTTTGACCTCAATCAATAAGGGTCATCGGCCGTCTGTGGCCATTCGTCGTCAACGACCAAGAGCCATCCTCAAGTCAGGGGATTGCAATGTCTTGCAGGAGAATCTGAGCCATCATCAGCTGAAATTCCTCCAAGATATCTTCACGACTCTCGTGGATCTCCAGTGGCGGCTGGTGTTgctaatttttgctttaagtTTTTTGCTCTCGTGGCTCTTTTTTGCCATAATGTTTTGGCTTATCTCACTAACACACGGTGATCTCGAGGAGATACACCTGCCCCCGATGCAGGAGGCCAATGGATGGCGACCGTGTATAATTAACATTTACTCCTTCACATCGTGCTTCCTGTACTCCTTGGAATCTCAGCATACCATTGGGTATGGTGTACGAGCCATCACCGAGGAGTGCCCGGAAGCTGTTTTTGTGTCCTGCATGCAGGCGATCTGTGGTGTCCTCGTTCAAGCCTTCATGGCGGGTATTGTCTTTGCCAAGTTAACCCGCCCAAAGAGTCGTTGCCAGACTCTCCTGTTCTCCCGGAGTGCCCTCATCTGCCAACGGGATGGAGATCTCTGTCTAATGTTCAGGGTGGGAGATATGCGGAAGAGTCACATAATTGGTGCCAATATACGTGCTCAATTGATCCACACCAGAGTAACGCCCGAGGGTGAGAGGATTAAGCAATACCACACAGAATTGGACCTGAAGATGGATGATTGTGATTCAAATCTCTTCTTAATTTGGCCCGTAATTGTCGTGCATAAAATCACCCCAGATTCTCCGCTGTACAACCTCTCACCGTACGATATTATGCAGGATCAATTTGAGATTTTGGTCTTCCTCGAGGGAACCATTGAGTCCACTGGACAGAGTACTCAAGCAAGGACGAGCTACTTGAATACCGAGATCCTCTGGGGCTATCGCTTCCAGGAAATTGCCAATTTTAGCCCAGAAACTCGAGTTTATGAGATtgattattcaaaattcaacgAAATCATCCCCGTTGAGACTCCATTCCCACTCTACCCACCACCCACCTCCACTAACATGGAGGAAGTCTACCAGACATCATCGGAAATCTATCAGGCAATCA gtGCATTGCCAGAAACACCTCAACCTGTTCCAAATCCTGTGAATCTTCAGCTCAACAATCTCGATCAGTTTATCACGAAATTTCGCTCCCATTCCAACTATCACATCTTCAACGGGTCAAGACGTCCCCTGAAATCCCTCACAGACATCGAATCTGTCCAATCGCATCCCGGCATTTGTCCAGTTTGA